In the genome of Raphanus sativus cultivar WK10039 chromosome 4, ASM80110v3, whole genome shotgun sequence, one region contains:
- the LOC108818291 gene encoding myosin-2-like isoform X2, with product MEVVIEDQNQNGSSVASKQPEPEKRKEKDLRVKRKSFGSKKMRRAGLSSESPSAAEKEEEEEEGMKISAAAKVTPVENVDEQKPEWNDNVEYFIKKKLRIWCRVANEQWQLGKIQSTAADTSLVILSTANVVEVSTEELFPANPDILEGCEDLIQLSYLNEPSVLYNLRVRYSQDVIYSKAGPVLIAVNPFKNVDIYGNYFISAYQTKAVDAPHVYAVAGAAYDEMMREEKNQSIIISGESGAGKTETVKLAMQYLAALGGGSCGVETRDQV from the exons ATGGAAGTTGTGATTGAAGATCAGAATCAGAACGGGAGTAGTGTTGCTTCTAAGCAGCCTGAACCGGAGAAGAGGAAAGAGAAGGATCTAAGAGTTAAGAGGAAGAGTTTTGGAAGCAAGAAGATGAGGAGGGCTGGTCTTAGCTCTGAGTCTCCGTCCGCTGCagagaaagaagaggaggaggaggaaggcaTGAAGATCAGTGCTGCTGCTAAGGTTACTCCGGTGGAGAACGTGGATGAGCAGAAACCTGAGTGGAACGATAATGTCGAGTATTTCATTAAGAAG AAACTTCGAATTTGGTGCCGGGTTGCAAATGAGCAGTGGCAGCTGGGGAAGATACAGTCTACTGCTGCTGACACGTCGCTTGTTATCTTGTCCACTGCTAAT GTTGTGGAAGTGTCTACTGAAGAGCTCTTTCCTGCAAACCCAGATATTTTGGAAGGCTGTGAAGACCTTATACAGCTTAGCTATTTAAATGAACCGTCTGTTCTTTATAACCTTCGTGTCAGATACTCGCAAGACGTGATTTAT AGCAAAGCAGGGCCAGTATTGATTGCGGTCAATCCGTTCAAGAATGTTGATATTTACGGAAATTATTTCATCTCAGCATACCAGACGAAGGCTGTGGATGCTCCTCATGTATATGCTGTGGCAGGTGCAGCTTATGATGAGATGATGAGAG AAGAGAAGAATCAGTCTATAATTATAAG TGGAGAAAGTGGAGCTGGGAAAACCGAAACTGTGAAATTAGCAATGCAGTATTTGGCAGCTCTCGGTGGAGGTAGCTGTGGAGTAGA AACCAGAGACCAAGTCTAG
- the LOC108818291 gene encoding myosin-2-like isoform X1, with protein MEVVIEDQNQNGSSVASKQPEPEKRKEKDLRVKRKSFGSKKMRRAGLSSESPSAAEKEEEEEEGMKISAAAKVTPVENVDEQKPEWNDNVEYFIKKKLRIWCRVANEQWQLGKIQSTAADTSLVILSTANVVEVSTEELFPANPDILEGCEDLIQLSYLNEPSVLYNLRVRYSQDVIYSKAGPVLIAVNPFKNVDIYGNYFISAYQTKAVDAPHVYAVAGAAYDEMMREEKNQSIIISGESGAGKTETVKLAMQYLAALGGGVGSLLEACWAADPKARLEFKEITVSLEKLLRSLCSDDDAEDQTISLVQERVVYDFPKLKMKTTKKKKKNKVMTNKI; from the exons ATGGAAGTTGTGATTGAAGATCAGAATCAGAACGGGAGTAGTGTTGCTTCTAAGCAGCCTGAACCGGAGAAGAGGAAAGAGAAGGATCTAAGAGTTAAGAGGAAGAGTTTTGGAAGCAAGAAGATGAGGAGGGCTGGTCTTAGCTCTGAGTCTCCGTCCGCTGCagagaaagaagaggaggaggaggaaggcaTGAAGATCAGTGCTGCTGCTAAGGTTACTCCGGTGGAGAACGTGGATGAGCAGAAACCTGAGTGGAACGATAATGTCGAGTATTTCATTAAGAAG AAACTTCGAATTTGGTGCCGGGTTGCAAATGAGCAGTGGCAGCTGGGGAAGATACAGTCTACTGCTGCTGACACGTCGCTTGTTATCTTGTCCACTGCTAAT GTTGTGGAAGTGTCTACTGAAGAGCTCTTTCCTGCAAACCCAGATATTTTGGAAGGCTGTGAAGACCTTATACAGCTTAGCTATTTAAATGAACCGTCTGTTCTTTATAACCTTCGTGTCAGATACTCGCAAGACGTGATTTAT AGCAAAGCAGGGCCAGTATTGATTGCGGTCAATCCGTTCAAGAATGTTGATATTTACGGAAATTATTTCATCTCAGCATACCAGACGAAGGCTGTGGATGCTCCTCATGTATATGCTGTGGCAGGTGCAGCTTATGATGAGATGATGAGAG AAGAGAAGAATCAGTCTATAATTATAAG TGGAGAAAGTGGAGCTGGGAAAACCGAAACTGTGAAATTAGCAATGCAGTATTTGGCAGCTCTCGGTGGAG GAGTTGGTAGTCTCCTTGAAGCATGCTGGGCAGCGGATCCTAAAGCTCGTCTCGAGTTCAAAGAGATTACAGTGTCGCTAGAAAAACTGCTTAGAAGCTTATGCTCAGATGATGATGCCGAGGATCAGACAATCAGTTTGGTTCAAGAACGTGTTGTCTATGACTTTCCCAAGCTGAAGATGAAGActaccaagaagaagaagaaaaataaagtgaTGACAAACAAAATATAG
- the LOC108815750 gene encoding uncharacterized protein LOC108815750, with protein sequence MGESHTRETNVVQVDTSLDTHLMVLLHRHETISDFKVNLCKDHLQCFPKLGEIDISAVKVTRQNPSGLLLDYCMPDSTLLSRVLDGIGHDCWSVFVDAAVKVEKRELPGENCLNHELLLENGSLELEEGLEAEKTRKKRELELSDGEKSRKKTKVDVDESHELFGNVQLEVVATESSPLDDTLPETTRKETEMCVEDVGIVNADTDNLVSHQANHLDSSSGLATRSEDDINQSSAAALTTSNVESVAAAPESLPASGGENGGNPFAEASQKDKIGTDDVVNHMENHLDTNIGLTARPDTEKKSSEVDTNQTSATANVEERVDATPAASLPVSRGENQKENELVQISLDDVGRGQIETDNLVSHTSNHLDTVSAVTTRPDTEKKKRRKKRSKDVISQSFSASITTSRDIVNEIKGVPANVDSVDATLESLPVSTRENPSTEASHKETETGENSGGPTPLAGGARATACFLNIIVQRFKDAEIEKNETEENNASLEVADSQELSDEVNNAALEVAQSQELSVEVNNAAMEETLLMKNPQDTENLDDSFAEAIQKENELVQISIDDVGRGQIETDIHTSNYLDTVSAVTTTPVTEKKKGRKKRSKDVISQSFSASITTSRDIVTRKTRKSKTPAEEDTLVVSSEAHNVEPIKAVEGEEPDNIIRNVTGSLQENNASL encoded by the exons ATGGGTGAATCTCACACGCGAGAGACTAATGTCGTGCAGGTAGATACCAGCCTAGACACTCATCTCATGGTTCTCCTTCACCGCCACGAAACCATCTCCGATTTCAAAg TGAATCTATGCAAGGATCATCTTCAGTGTTTTCCCAAACTTGGAGAAATTGATATATCTGCGGTTAAG GTTACTCGTCAGAATCCATCGGGTCTCCTTTTGGATTATTGCATGCCAGATTCTACGCTCTTGAGTAGGGTTTTGGACGGCATTGGTCATGATTGCTGGTCTGTGTTTGTTGATGCTGCCGTCAAAGTTGAAAAGCGTGAGCTCCCGGGTGAAAATTGTTTAAACCATGAGTTGCTGCTTGAGAATGGTTCTCTGGAACTGGAAGAAGGTTTGGAAGCTGAGAAGACAAGAAAGAAGAGGGAACTGGAACTTTCCGATGGAGAAAAGAGTCGGAAAAAAACAAAGGTTGATGTTGATGAGAGTCACGAGTTGTTTGGAAATGTTCAGCTTGAAGTTGTGGCTACTGAATCTTCACCACTAGATGATACTCTTCCGGAAACAACCAGAAAAG AAACAGAGATGTGTGTGGAAGATGTGGGAATAGTAAACGCTGATACTGATAATCTGGTTAGCCACCAGGCAAATCATTTGGACAGTAGCAGTGGCTTGGCAACCAGATCAGAAGATGATATCAATCAGTCTTCTGCAGCTGCTCTTACAACTTCAAATGTAGAGAGTGTTGCTGCTGCTCCTGAATCTCTTCCAGCCTCTGGAGGAGAAAATGGTGGTAACCCTTTTGCTGAAGCAAGTCAGAAAG ATAAAATTGGAACAGATGATGTGGTGAACCATATGGAAAATCATTTGGACACTAACATTGGGCTAACAGCCAGACCAGATACAGAAAAGAAGAGTTCAGAAGTTGACACAAATCAAACTTCTGCTACTGCAAATGTAGAAGAACGTGTTGATGCTACACCTGCTGCATCTCTTCCAGTCTCTAGAGGAGAAAATCAGAAAG aaaatgagCTGGTTCAGATTTCTCTCGATGATGTGGGAAGAGGTCAAATTGAAACTGACAATCTAGTGAGCCACACATCAAATCATTTGGACACTGTCAGTGCGGTTACCACCAGGCCAGAtacagagaagaaaaaaagaagaaagaagagatcaAAAGATGTCATCAGTCAGTCTTTTTCTGCTTCTATTACAACATCAAGAGATATTGTGAATGAGATTAAAGGAGTTCCTGCAAATGTTGATTCTGTTGATGCTACTCTTGAATCTCTTCCAGTCTCAACAAGAGAAAATCCTTCTACAGAAGCAAGTCATAAAG AAACTGAGACGGGTGAGAACAGCGGCGGACCCACGCCTTTAGCAGGTGGAGCACGTGCCACAGcctgttttttaaatattattgtgCAGAGGTTCAAAGATGCGGAAATT GAAAAGAATGAAACCGAGGAAAACAATGCTTCTCTGGAGGTTGCAGACTCCCAAGAATTGTCAGATGAGGTGAACAATGCTGCTCTGGAGGTTGCACAGTCCCAAGAATTGTCAGTTGAGGTAAACAATGCTGCCATGGAGGAGACCCTTCTCATGAAGAACCCACAAGATACAGAAAATCTTGATGATTCTTTTGCAGAAGCAATTCAGAAAG aaaatgagCTGGTTCAGATTTCTATCGATGATGTGGGAAGAGGTCAAATTGAAACTGACATCCACACATCAAATTATTTGGACACTGTCAGTGCGGTTACCACCACACCAGTTACAGAgaagaaaaaaggaagaaagaagAGATCAAAAGATGTCATCAGTCAGTCTTTTTCTGCTTCTATTACAACTTCAAGAGATATTGTGACAAGAAAAACCAGAAAATCCAAGACCCCAGCTGAAGAAGATACTCTGGTCGTTTCCTCTGAAGCACACAATGTTGAGCCTATCAAAGCTGTGGAAGGAGAAGAGCCTGATAATATTATCAGAAATGTAACAGGTTCTTTGCAGGAAAACAATGCTTCTCTGTAG
- the LOC108818291 gene encoding myosin-2-like isoform X4: MEVVIEDQNQNGSSVASKQPEPEKRKEKDLRVKRKSFGSKKMRRAGLSSESPSAAEKEEEEEEGMKISAAAKVTPVENVDEQKPEWNDNVEYFIKKKLRIWCRVANEQWQLGKIQSTAADTSLVILSTANVVEVSTEELFPANPDILEGCEDLIQLSYLNEPSVLYNLRVRYSQDVIYSKAGPVLIAVNPFKNVDIYGNYFISAYQTKAVDAPHVYAVAGAAYDEMMREEKNQSIIISGESGAGKTETVKLAMQYLAALGGEPETKSR, encoded by the exons ATGGAAGTTGTGATTGAAGATCAGAATCAGAACGGGAGTAGTGTTGCTTCTAAGCAGCCTGAACCGGAGAAGAGGAAAGAGAAGGATCTAAGAGTTAAGAGGAAGAGTTTTGGAAGCAAGAAGATGAGGAGGGCTGGTCTTAGCTCTGAGTCTCCGTCCGCTGCagagaaagaagaggaggaggaggaaggcaTGAAGATCAGTGCTGCTGCTAAGGTTACTCCGGTGGAGAACGTGGATGAGCAGAAACCTGAGTGGAACGATAATGTCGAGTATTTCATTAAGAAG AAACTTCGAATTTGGTGCCGGGTTGCAAATGAGCAGTGGCAGCTGGGGAAGATACAGTCTACTGCTGCTGACACGTCGCTTGTTATCTTGTCCACTGCTAAT GTTGTGGAAGTGTCTACTGAAGAGCTCTTTCCTGCAAACCCAGATATTTTGGAAGGCTGTGAAGACCTTATACAGCTTAGCTATTTAAATGAACCGTCTGTTCTTTATAACCTTCGTGTCAGATACTCGCAAGACGTGATTTAT AGCAAAGCAGGGCCAGTATTGATTGCGGTCAATCCGTTCAAGAATGTTGATATTTACGGAAATTATTTCATCTCAGCATACCAGACGAAGGCTGTGGATGCTCCTCATGTATATGCTGTGGCAGGTGCAGCTTATGATGAGATGATGAGAG AAGAGAAGAATCAGTCTATAATTATAAG TGGAGAAAGTGGAGCTGGGAAAACCGAAACTGTGAAATTAGCAATGCAGTATTTGGCAGCTCTCGGTGGAG AACCAGAGACCAAGTCTAGATAA
- the LOC108818291 gene encoding myosin-2-like isoform X3: MEVVIEDQNQNGSSVASKQPEPEKRKEKDLRVKRKSFGSKKMRRAGLSSESPSAAEKEEEEEEGMKISAAAKVTPVENVDEQKPEWNDNVEYFIKKKLRIWCRVANEQWQLGKIQSTAADTSLVILSTANVVEVSTEELFPANPDILEGCEDLIQLSYLNEPSVLYNLRVRYSQDVIYSKAGPVLIAVNPFKNVDIYGNYFISAYQTKAVDAPHVYAVAGAAYDEMMREEKNQSIIISGESGAGKTETVKLAMQYLAALGGGSCGVESW, encoded by the exons ATGGAAGTTGTGATTGAAGATCAGAATCAGAACGGGAGTAGTGTTGCTTCTAAGCAGCCTGAACCGGAGAAGAGGAAAGAGAAGGATCTAAGAGTTAAGAGGAAGAGTTTTGGAAGCAAGAAGATGAGGAGGGCTGGTCTTAGCTCTGAGTCTCCGTCCGCTGCagagaaagaagaggaggaggaggaaggcaTGAAGATCAGTGCTGCTGCTAAGGTTACTCCGGTGGAGAACGTGGATGAGCAGAAACCTGAGTGGAACGATAATGTCGAGTATTTCATTAAGAAG AAACTTCGAATTTGGTGCCGGGTTGCAAATGAGCAGTGGCAGCTGGGGAAGATACAGTCTACTGCTGCTGACACGTCGCTTGTTATCTTGTCCACTGCTAAT GTTGTGGAAGTGTCTACTGAAGAGCTCTTTCCTGCAAACCCAGATATTTTGGAAGGCTGTGAAGACCTTATACAGCTTAGCTATTTAAATGAACCGTCTGTTCTTTATAACCTTCGTGTCAGATACTCGCAAGACGTGATTTAT AGCAAAGCAGGGCCAGTATTGATTGCGGTCAATCCGTTCAAGAATGTTGATATTTACGGAAATTATTTCATCTCAGCATACCAGACGAAGGCTGTGGATGCTCCTCATGTATATGCTGTGGCAGGTGCAGCTTATGATGAGATGATGAGAG AAGAGAAGAATCAGTCTATAATTATAAG TGGAGAAAGTGGAGCTGGGAAAACCGAAACTGTGAAATTAGCAATGCAGTATTTGGCAGCTCTCGGTGGAGGTAGCTGTGGAGTAGA GAGTTGGTAG